TTGCTAAGTCCCTCCGCTACAACTGGTTCCAGATGAGACGCCCAGTTCACGCATGCTAACTTTACCCGTTGTCCACTTCCATCATCCACAATCCATCTGGAGTTGGTGGAAAGAGGCAACCCATCAACTGGCTTTGAAACTTTGATGAAAGACACGGTAAGAAAAGCCGTGAAAGAGAGAAAGGAGAAGGAAAAGAATATGCCCATGTTTTTATTAGTTTAGCTCAGACTGACAAACAACTCTCAACTCTCAAGACCTATTTATACAGAAGATAAGATATCAAATCTTTTTCTCCTAAttatctattaatattaatttaaaatattctataTATTGCCACTTTTTTAGTAATTGGTAGCTTAATAAAGTTTACACGTGTCATGGCCTCAATTGTCATATTAATTGAGatatacttaccaaaaaaatatatttattgagatatgaaataaataatcaGCATGATGTGCTAGAATCTAAACTGAAAATCGTCAAGGGAATTGTTTGCATGAGAAGAATcttgattttggttttgattaCAGTGTTAGTGACATTTAGCAGAAGCGTAGGAGGCACTGTTATTAGGATTTGAGACGTGCATGCAATTAATCATAGTTAAACTGACATGGTGTAGGGTTCATGAAATGACTAAAGTGTAAAATACTATTCCTGTTTGACATTGGAAACACGGCACGTAACATAAATGATGAGTGAAGCAAGGTGTGGTGTAGACACAAGCTAAATTGAACCTCAGAAAATGCATTGTCACGTTTCTTCTGGGGAAAGAAATAACGTTCTTTAGCTACCTTATAAGGCAATGCATATATTACACAATtacttctgtttttttttttttttgtcaaattcgATACCTTTGTTTGCGACTGATTCTTAATGTATAATTTTGGGTGGGACAAgtgttttataaatatcaattttcatacatatatattccTTTAAAAGCAATCAATTCATCAATAATTTAGTGGtgaatacatacatacatacacacatacatacatacatacattcactataaaaacacacacaaaaatgGATGGTAGATTGTTACATCTGTCAAGAAAAAAAGTAAGgggattttattaataataataacaataggGTTAAAAGCAAAAGTAAATCAGAAATGATGTTGAAAGGTAAGATATATCTTTCGTATAAACATCAATCTCTTCTCAAGGCATGGCTTCCTTTCATAtgcaaattttgatatatttgtcACAACTATTTATCAGCATAATTTGCTCTACAAAATCTTATGTCATTggatgtattttattattttaatagaaaatctGGGATGCATTCGTATTTTTGTCTTGGTAAATGTCtatatttctttactttttaCTATGTTTATCTCTTAGAACAGAAAATTACATGTATTACTGAAAATTGTAAATACACAAAACATTAAAATGAGTTTGACTTTactataatatttcatattttacttctaaaattatcacaacaaatacatttttcttttcattttcaagtATGATTTTAAGAAATgctaaaaataaaagtaaattatattaaatagtacTATTTACATATAAGAATTTAGAAGTGACACATATTACTTTTTCTCTCAACGCATATCGTTTTCTAATGTTCACATATATTTGTCACCAAAATATCCTTGAATCCAAATACAAAAACCCTTGATGCCATTCGCTTTTCTTATTaatagcaatattatgtatatatatttttaatatataaacaggTATATACAtagatgtgttattatgtaattagatattactttattattaatttaaaattattaaataatattatgacatctatatatgtattcatttgtgtactaaaaatgtacacacataattttattgtcttaTTAATTACTAcaataatgacatgtcatacATCTCCATCttcaaacataaattatttgggTGAGTCTccaatatatcttttaaaaccTCTCAATCTTAAACATCGTAAATCAATAAGGGATGGTTTTACCCCAAGCAtttcaaaatctaaagtttATTATTGTTGATTATGTGGTTTTATTCTGGAAGTAATTTGCTTGATTGTTcagttatttattaaatctattttGGTGTATCTACGTTTCTTTCTTAGACGCGGATTTGCATGTTTTGTCCGAAACCCATAgttcttcaaataaaattaagagacaattttttttgttaaatagtcTAAAATAGCAATTTAGACCAGTTTCAGAAAACTTTCAATATAAACAAGTTTTctgaaatagaaaataaatactATCTTGGACAACTTTTATATGGTAGCATGCAAAGTGAAGTAAGTCTCACGTACAGCCCCCACTTGGGACACAAATGTAGGAAATATTACCCAGTTGGTCCTCCGGACTACATGAGTTATTAAGAGATATCTCTAGCTACCAATTTAAGCTTTTAGTTGTGATGGTATATTGTGCacatgtggtatcagagcagtaAGGGTTTCAGTCTTATTAGGGGTGGGAGTGGGAAGTATCCAAAGTAAGAGAAATAAGTCCCACACTTGAGACACGGTCCTTGAGAATGCATGAAGTATTAAAGAATTCCTCAAGCTACTAGCATAAGCTTTTGATTCTAATGCTACCTTGTGCACATGTTAAAAAAGTTGTCTTAAACAATAGTTTTGGGcaaattttacataaaagaAAAGTTGTCTGAAATGATAGTAATTGTTACTTTAgacaacattttttatataaaagttgtttgaaaaaatagtaattgtaattttagacaacttttatatttaatgtttttgaaatatttttctttattattattattattattatgggtTGATTGTTATTTGGTGAATTTGTGTTGACATTTCCCTTCCGTCCAACTTTTGAGTTtaaagtttgtttgaattttgactTTAAATTTTGTTACTGTTTTGGTTTTATTTACTAGCTTATGTCTTTCTCTTGTGTTGTATAGGGAATGTTATTGTAATACATGATATGAGGATATTGACTTGTACACAAAGACATTGGAAGGTAATTGTTGTTACATATATATTGGTTACCAAAAAGAGGGGTTGCATTGCATACATTGTCAAGTGCAATACAGTGCAAACTCTAGTATATTTCAGACATTAACAAAGATCACTTATAAAAAGctttaagggggcgtttggtttgggtaatgtttgattactaaaatagaaagattaccttgaagatagattacttagaagattactgggtataaatgattactatgtttgataaaatttgataggtataaataattattgtgtttggttaaaggtaataaaagattactagtaaaatattttacttaaatgcccttgaatataattatttttaaatattttttatattatttgtcatatttattaaaataaatttatttttatctcaaaaaattaataaataatcatttttctataataaactcaagattaccccagtaatctttaaatacctaaggtgaaggtggtaatcagattaccacctatattacctgtcacgtcagtattggtaatagaagattattgtaatcttttattactgacaaaccaaacaagagaataaaagatagattatcaaggtaatcttaaaaacctttaaccaaacgcaccctaaatctttaaaataaaaaacaaaaagcataagcttatattaattaaatagtatGCACAACTAGAAAGTTTGGGTATGCAAATTTCTACCTTGAGTTGCCCATTATACCCAAAGAGTATTACCTTCATAACGTGTATGATCTCCCCTCTTCTTAGTggtgtttgttaatttttagaatcTAATGGTATTTGCACTAAAATTTTACCACCACATTATATTCAACCCACTCTCCTAGGTCACTAGActtatatattttccttttttttttttatcacaatTTTCAAAAGAGGGGTGACAACACTATTGCCACCTTGTTTTGTCTTCTAATATAGTGTAACAcccatatatatgtttaaaagtattttggtcattttctatcatttaagttgaattattattatattaatgttgAATAAGGGAAtggaataataatttataggaGTGTAACACTTGTTTCACAGTCTTCAAATCATTCGTATGCAATTAAGAATAGCTGTCTTAATAGAACATCTATTTTATAGTGAAGGTTATTGAAAGGTTATAATAAATACTATTCGTATTTGATATTGGAAACAAGACAAGTAATAGAAATGAGGAGTGAGGCGTGGTGTGGACACAAACTAAACTGAAGCTCAGAAAATGCATTGCCATATATCTTATGGGGAAATAGATAATGTTCTTTAGCTACCTTAACAAGGCAATgcatattttctcaaattcaatgttttataaatataaatttcatacaTATATACTCCTTTAAAAGCAATCAATTCATCAATAATTTAGTGGTgaatacaaatagatatatgcattataaaaacactcaaaaaaagATGGAGATTGTTCCATGTGtcaagaaaaaaagtaaatcaGATGAGCATGGTATAAATCAAAAATGATGTTGGAAGGTATGATATATCTTTCGTATAAACATCAATCTCTTTTCATGGCACGGCTTCCTTTCATATGTAAGTTTTGATATCTCTGTCACAACTATAGTTTGTGTCCACATCTatatttgtttacttttattatgtttttctcttaaaattgaaaattgcatGTATTACTAAACATTGAACTGAGTTTGACTTTACGAAAATATTccatatttcattaaaattatcgcaacaaatacatttttcttttcattttcatataagattttaagagatgctaaaaaaaagagagattatAAATTCACTTTTCTAATTACAACAAATAACCTTTAATCTAATCACATATCATATATCTCCATCTTCAAACGTAAATTATTTGGGTAAGTCTccaatagatttttaaaaattctcaCACTTTAAACATCGTGAATCAATTTCTTTTACTTGAATCTTATAGAACCAACCTCATAAGGGATGGTTGTacccaaacattttaaaatctaaagtttgatatttttatttttgtggttttatTTGGCAAATAATTTGCTTGATTATTTGGTTCTTTCTTAAATCTATTCGGTTATATctatatttctttgtttgacgtatatttgcattttttttttggtctgaAACCTACggtttttcccaaaaaaaaaaaaaattaagagacagtttctaggtttgggggtgaaaatattatttttcaaagtttaaaaactttaggtaaaggtgaaatgttaatttctaaaacctaaggggggtgaaaagtaataaactttataactttttaatataaacagtaaaacaactattttaccctttcctttaacaaaacaaattaacagaagtttgttTATGGGGAGAAaaatgggtttttcatctcttgtgggtataagtttgagaatggtctaaaaaatgggtgggaaatagtccttttcccttcttTAAATTGttcaaaacaacaattttcaCCAGTTTTCACAcaactttcaaaataaaaatgttgtcTAAAACTGACAACAACTACTATTTTAGACAACTTTTTATATGGTAGTAAGTGAAGTAAGTGAAGTAAGTCTCACAAACAACTCCCACTTGGTACACAAATGTAGGAAATGTTACAAGGTTGGTTATTGGGATTGCATGAGGTATTAAGGGATTCATCCAGTTCCTCTTCTCCCCCCTCCCCTGCCCCCAAAAACAAAATCCCTAAGTTTTCTCTTCGTCTCTCCAATCAATGGCAACCATCAATTTCCAACCTAAACCCAACCACCGGCAACCACCTATTTGCAACTTAAACCTAGAGATGACAAAACGTTATCCAAATCTTGATGAAAAAGCATTGTCCTTTGCTAGATGAcacttatcatcttcattggaCGATGCTCATTGTCTAGATCTAGATGACAAAACATTATCTTTTGTCATCCAAACAAAAGTTTTGTTCTTTAGGAAAGAAGCATCACTGAGAGAGAAATATCACCAGAAGAGAAATGCTAGAGAGAGAGATCGTCGTTCGCCGAAGGAAGTGGCCAGATTTTAAGATATCAAaccctaagggaaaaaaaaaagtgaattttttaaaatttaattttgaaaaaaaaaatattagtttttcaaatcaagagagaaaaattaaatataattttatttattttaatattattgataaaataatgattttatctttaactctaataaaaaaattttatataagtgaaaataaactaaactttggatgagtatttagatttttaaaacctcACATATTTTGTCTTTACACcaagccttgggtgggaaaagtccCCTGGCCTGTTTATGTATTTTACAATTCATGGATTTTTCCGTTAGGGCCTGTGACATTTAGACCTGGGCACATCttgtctcattttttttttttttaaattttttggatcTTTGTGcacaattttaaaaagtaagaGTGTGAATAGATCAAAGGAAGCTAGATCCATCAATGTCATCTTGTTGGTGATTCACGGAAGTCCTTTTTACCAATTTTTGTTCATTCAAGATATCCAATAAAAAATGCAGGGTGAATagtgaattttattttccacAGATGTTAGGTTTTGCCCTCTTTCGCAAATACAAGCCTTAGTTTTTGATGCACTGAGAGCTAGCAAAGATTCAAAGCAGTTTAATCTTATGTAGAAGATAAAAGGGTTTTTATTGGAGCTTGCCTTACATGAATTTTTTGGTGTTGCATGTTGTCTGTTTGAGATTCATTGTTTCTGTTGTTtcagtttcaattttttggatTATTTATTGAAGTTGATTTATATGTATGAATTTTTTGGAGCTAGTTTACATGTATGAATTTTCTGTTGTTTGTTTGGATTATTTTTTGGAGTTGGTATATTTTCTGTAAATAGCTGAATCTATTTGAGTCTGAAAATGTAAATTATACAGTCTAAAACTGGGCCAGAATTCTATGCATTCTGTTTGAGTCTGAAACTGTAAATTGAGCCTGAAAATTTGGGTATTCCAGAATTTTGCATTTCCAGTTCCAGTCTGAAACTGTAAATTATGCAACTTATATGCAATATGTTACATAAATTTGCAATACAATTCAGCATTCCATGCAATCCAACAATTCAGCCAATTTATTTAACCTAAAAATGAACAAATCACATACATAATAATATGAGAAGCACTAATTTGGTTAAggataaatcaataatttatattgaattactaTTCATAAAcacttaattaataatttacattagagagtatttttgccattttactagaaaggaataaaaataatcatttaaattagagggtattttaataatttaattaaataaaagtaaaatagttatttaaacTCTAAATTAACAAGTTCCACTCATTTTAATGTCTCATGTCATATCATGGATAAGACTTTAGGTTTTACAAACTTGACCAAACGGGAGAAAACAAAAATCCAGGGTAATAATGGTCTTTTGGCCaagataaaaagtttttagAGTAACCTCAAGGAAGGATTTTGCAGGCGCATTTGATCTTTTGTATTATAGTAAAATTTCCTCCTTGTATCCAGCAGTGAAATGGTTCTTTCCATTTCATCTACAACTTTTCCCAGTGAAATTGCATCAGGTCAGGGGTTCGTAggaaatattatttctttttcattcagTTATAGTTGCTCCCCATGATATGGTCTGGTGTAGGATTTCTAAGCAGTAATAGACTTTGACAATGCCAAAACCATACTTCATTTACATCAAAACACCAAATGAAACCTTACAGAATTCAACAAAAGCAACCGCAAGCTCACTAGAGTAGctcaatattaaattacatatcTCAAAACTGAATATAAGAATGCCAACTCGACCAAAGACTCTTAAATCAAAAGCTCTAATTGTTAATGTACAAACTCATCCTATTAGTAGGAAAAAGCTAAGGAATTGACTGTATTGAAAGCCTTGTGGTTTATCtgtaacaaaaaatgaaaaatgacaCTTCTCCCACATGTGACATATCATCAAATGCTCTAAGACTTCCATTCTTCTGAAATTACAACCACCTCTTTTCACTACATCTCCAACTAGCAGTTATGTCTTCTGCTTTAGCTTGtgcttgaaaattttctttttcttttcctttttatcttACACCAAGGACACTTCATGCCCACCAAATTCTAACCATTTTTTTAGCCTATAATGAAGTCTACctaaaacatttttgtttttattccaAGAAACATAATCATGCATGATAAGCACAGATGATCAACCTTAGCTGGCATAGTGAACTGAGAATTTGACTTGGTTGATGTCAAGCCAAGCACATTATTAGACGTGACAAAACTGGTTAATAGAGCTTGATTCTAGTGTGGATTGAGTTCCGACAAATGGGGCATAACTGGAGGTCTTCCCCACAATCACAGCAAGTCTGGACAAAAAGAAGAGACCAACCTCAATTATGTTAATATAATCCTACGCTAAGTATCGAAAAGGGTCAATATAAAGTGAAGGATATATAGAAAGTTATTTACCTGATGTCCACAGCCAAAGGCCATGTCCTTTGGATTAGTAAGACAAATGGGGCATATCTGCTCGAgtcaccaaaacaaaaaaacgaACGAAGAGTCAATGATCTTAAGTTGCTTTGGATAATGGTTAGAACAATGACGGCGGTAATGACATTTATGACAAGAAAAATAGCCAAACATCTGGTTTGGTAACACTTCTAACATTGTGCAGATTTGATCTGATAGGAAACACTTAAAATTATCCATATTATCTTTCATGGCACAGACTGTATACCTGGTTATCATAAAAAGAACTTGAAGATGGTTCTGTGCTGACTGGTGAATCATATCCAGAATGACCAGGTGCCTGTGCATCATATCCAGAATAGGGAGGTCTAGCTTGCTGAAAACTGCTTGAGCGTGATGGTGGTTTTGAGCTTCTATGGAAAGATGATGCATTATACAAAGGTGGGGGAAGAGGAACCCTGTCTGGAGCATTAACTCCGTGCTTGCCGCTTTATAAatggaatgaaaaaaaaaatagaatgttTCATATTCGCAaaatactcaaaataaaatgtgacccagtaaataaataaataaaccctCTAATGTAGAAGAAATAGGACTGTTTTTATGACTTTTTTTCAGAGTTTTATTTCAATTACCATTgtcttttgttttatatttcattgTCTATATAGGATTAGActatttcttattttgttttcttaggACTAGAATCattagaattatatattttgattaggACCTTTCAAGCCCATAAGTATAGGCACtgttttcattattgttttatgcttgattatatttattgaataaaatcttGGTTCTTCCCTCCTATCAGTTCTTTCTTCTCTCCTCTTCCTCTATTCTAGTTCCTCCCTTTCTTTTCTCCTTACTTCTTGTGATTCTAATCCTAATGGATTAAGACGAAGCTCCCTCTATTCTAATTCCTCCCTTTCTTTTCTCCCTAATTATAGTGATTCTAATCCTAATGGATTAAGTAAATGAAGTACTCTAATCCAAAATAAAGACTGATGTACCAAAGACaataatgatttaaataaaactctGAAAAGACTAATCTTAGAAACAATCTTATTTTCATACAACACTAGTATGAAAATTAGACAGTTACCCTAGTATGCCAAGCTCAAGTGTTGCTTTATATTGAGAAGGTATTTCCATCAATGCTGAAAGAGCAAATTCCGTCTGCTTCCTGGATGGATCCATGTTCTTTGACATTATCTCTGTGAAGTTCACAAActagcaagaagaaaaagaagcaaggtTTCCCTATTAAGCTTATTGGACAAAATGAGTCATTATATTTTTGCAAGAAAATGAGACCAACTACTGCTTACCTGAAAATTATCAAAGGCTCGAGCAGGGATGTTATCATCAAACTCCTTCATCATGTCCCAAGGCCCATCTCCAACACCCACTAGAACTATTGACAATGGGAATTCGCTGCAAATAAACATGGATGTAAGAATGCTTTAGCAAGCTATAAGTAGCAAATTTCTGAAGCCTACCTTGCTTGAACAATTGCATCAATTGTCTTTTTCTCTTGCGGGCTTAGTTGACCATGATGTGTATCAACACTTCTTGTAACCTAGCACAGTAAATTTTGTGAGGCATAAGTACTACAACGGAAACTGGGTAAGTAAAAGCCATCCCCTAGTGTGTACATAATATTGCTTGGAAGCGCAAAACTGGGATCAGATAGGTATACAtaaagattataattaaaatatggactaaaatatttcttttcattttttgggCATTCCCCTTGCCAACCAATGACAAAATTATTAGAAGGGATCACGACTTCATCAATTTgaaacatatcataattctatTAAATCCTTTCAAGTAAGATTGACCTTGTTGAGAAAGCAATCTTGGAACACTTTATTCAATATTTGCATGGTTTTTGTCACTTGTCACCTCAATTAAGCACAGCAGTAAAAACATCAAGCTCTCCCATTCCAGCACTTCCCACACCCAATTTGTGGTCAAAAGTATCAGTTGTAAATAATAAGCATTATCTCCCCATATGCTTTACTGTTTGTCAGGGCAACTTATATTCTAGTCTGATTCGGACATTACCCAAGGATTTACCTCATATAACGGATCAAAAACCTTAGCACTTCAATTCCTGTATAATTGTTTGTAAATTCTGATTGAACAATTAATATGTACCACAATTATGCTCATTGgtatcaaaattttctaattctGGAATCTAAGGATAATAGTGATCACAGTGTCCTGTTATATTCTTGCATAtcctatgaaaaaaaaaaatcttatatagaAGGTTATAAGCCTGGTAAAAACCCATTGAAACAAGACTTGAAAACTGGCTCAAGACCCAATTTATAACTCTTGCAAACAATAACCTCTCATTAAAGCAAGTTTTCCACCTTAAGAAAATTACCTGCCCATCAGCAATTATTAGCAAAACATGGTACTGACCACCACTTTGCTCAACAATGGTCATGGCCATATGAATAATGGGTGCAAATGATGTTGGTCCTGTGATgagaaaacataaaacatatctTGTAAGAACCAAGGGGTTAAACTTCAAGAACACCCCAGAATATAAAAAAGTCAACCAAATCAGTAGAAGCAGGCACCTGCAAGTCGAAGGCTGGGAACGATTTCTCTATATCGTTGCAGCACTTCCTCAAATCCATCACAGAATCTCTCATCTGGATAAAAACTGAAGACATCTTGATCATGTGTTGATGCTGCGACAAAATGTAGACAAATATAAGCTCTAACACCCAAATATCATTCTTCCTTGAAGAAGATACTAAAGACAATGGTTCACTATGGTATAATAATATTACCATCTCCAAATCCAAAACAAGGAATTAAATTATCCTCGTCAAAAGCAGATAAAGTTTGTCCAATAATGGATATTGCTTGTTCATAGGGATTTTGACCCTGTCCAATGTGATGCAAACTTTTCCGGTTGAATGACCTTGCACCTGATTCACAAACACGGTTAAGCTAGATGAATCAAATCATTGTAAAATTTGAAGCATAAAGATGAGAGTAAACCTGTCCATTCATTGCTCTTTGTGAAATCTATACCAACAATCAAATTAGAAGACTCCAAGCCAGCATGTGCAAGAGCAGAAGTAACCTGTGAGATTAATCACCCTcattatttacaaatatataatcCTTTCACAAATGAAATAATATCAGTACATAGCTAAATTGCAGCAGCAGTAGTTGATGCATCAAGAACTAACCAATAAGATAACTATAGCTGcagtcaaaaaaataaaaataaaaataaaaaagagagaaagaaataaagtgCATAATTTGTGTCAATTTCATTGGATCTTActagaataacaaaaaaatatatgtttttctcAACTCTAATATTGATTCTATGCATCACCCTGAATTATACTATCATCTCCAAAATGTTTGCAAATAGTTGAACATCAGATTTTCGCTCCTTCTCAAAACCATGCCACCGTCCAGCCACTTAATTCAtacataaaaaccaaaacaaccttaaaacataaaaataaattacataaaagcTAACCTGTTCCAAAGTCTGGTAGTTATCATCTATCCTTGAAAACTTCCTATCTAATCTTCTTTGTGGCTGGGGCGTTTGGGATCCATAACCATATGATGGAGGAGGCGCATAGTGATGCTGGGGCGTATTAATATATGAGCTCTGTGGAGGATATGACGATGGCGGGTAGCCGTAATTATTCCACGAAGAATTAGCAGATCCTCTTGAAGAATAATATCTCCCACTTGACCCTTTTGAGCTTTTTCCTCCCATCACCAACAAAATCGACTCACAATACAACTAACAAACTTTACTCTTTTAAGAAACAGTTTCTGAAACTTCACCAAATCTACACCTGCAAACCCAAATAAACAGCCTTAGCAAGGCATTTATACATCAGAGCTCTTGACCTTATCACAAACCCAATTAAAATACCTGGAATCTGCTAAAAATCTTATGAATGACTGAGACAATATAAGAATCAATTGTCTACCAATACGAGAATGAATTTACTGACGAAATTTCCGCATGGAAAAACTAGGAATATGAAACGAAGACCATAAATCTACAAAAACGACGCTTCACAGACCTGTTCAATCACCGCCGACAGTTGAATGTTCTTGAAAATGATTACTTGTAAAACTTTTCAATGCCTAAATAAAACTTAACGAGGAAGAAGTTTGATGAACCTGGGAAGAAATGACACCTGGGTTCTGTGTTTGGattaaaatgagagaaaaacacGCAAGAAAAATTAcagattataaaatttaaattgtaataatCCTCACATAAGTAACCTCACCTCCAAGAAATACTGCTTTGCTTGCGCAGActgtcaaactcaagttttatTAGAGTTTTCCTTCACCATTTTAAGTTCAACTCAATCAATTgggttaattaaataataatattttgcggcttttttaaacttgaaaaattaagaatttcacTTTCTGAAGTAACgtattaaatacaataaaactattattaattCCATCCAGTTTTGAATTTAGATAAGGCCgaaaaggacttattcccacccaaaataacttgtatttctcaagtttctatcatttaattttaaaaatctcattttcttatttatatatgattaaaattaataaaactctaacctcttaaaattttatctcatttttctttttaaactttaaaaactaataattttccccttagatcaagttttaaaaagtcacattttctttttgggGTTTTCTTCAATATTTAGCCACTCTTTTCTACATCATGGTCAATCGTTTCTCCCTTCCAATAGTTTCTCTTCCTCCAGTGGATTACGTCAATGAAACCCTTATCCCTTTTACGTCATGCAATGTTATCTTCTCAAACTAAGACAAGATCGACGATCGATCTCTTCTTTATCATCTAAAAAGATGATTGGTTTCTCCAGATGACATCGCATGGCATCGAAAGTGTTAGGGTTTCATTGAGACAAATCGTTGGAGGAAGGGGAAACTATTGAGGGGAAGAGACAATAGCAATGGCGTTGGAGAGAGCAGTcaaatattgaaactaaactttagagagaaatttgattttttaaaacttggcttaagagagaaaattattattttttagattttaagagaaaataagataaaattttagtttatttttaatattatatataaaatgataattttatctttaaaactaatatatttaataat
This sequence is a window from Mangifera indica cultivar Alphonso chromosome 5, CATAS_Mindica_2.1, whole genome shotgun sequence. Protein-coding genes within it:
- the LOC123217142 gene encoding E3 ubiquitin-protein ligase RGLG5-like translates to MGGKSSKGSSGRYYSSRGSANSSWNNYGYPPSSYPPQSSYINTPQHHYAPPPSYGYGSQTPQPQRRLDRKFSRIDDNYQTLEQVTSALAHAGLESSNLIVGIDFTKSNEWTGARSFNRKSLHHIGQGQNPYEQAISIIGQTLSAFDEDNLIPCFGFGDASTHDQDVFSFYPDERFCDGFEEVLQRYREIVPSLRLAGPTSFAPIIHMAMTIVEQSGGQYHVLLIIADGQVTRSVDTHHGQLSPQEKKTIDAIVQASEFPLSIVLVGVGDGPWDMMKEFDDNIPARAFDNFQFVNFTEIMSKNMDPSRKQTEFALSALMEIPSQYKATLELGILGGKHGVNAPDRVPLPPPLYNASSFHRSSKPPSRSSSFQQARPPYSGYDAQAPGHSGYDSPVSTEPSSSSFYDNQICPICLTNPKDMAFGCGHQTCCDCGEDLQLCPICRNSIHTRIKLY